A stretch of the Capsicum annuum cultivar UCD-10X-F1 chromosome 8, UCD10Xv1.1, whole genome shotgun sequence genome encodes the following:
- the LOC107839222 gene encoding CAAX prenyl protease 1 homolog, with product MAFPYLEAVIGFMILMYIFESYLDVRQHAAHKLPTLPKPLVGVISQEKFEKSRSYSLDKSYFHFVHEFVTIVMDSSILYFRILPWFWKRSGEFLLYLGLNAENEIFHTLSFLAGVMVWSQITDLPFSLYSTFVIEARHGFNKQTMWLFFRDMIKGIALAIVIGPPIVAAIIVIVQKGGPYLAIYLWGFMLILSLVMMTIYPVLIAPLFNKFTQLPQGELRLKIENLASSLKFPLKKLFVVDGSTRSSHSNAYMYGFFKNKRIVLYDTLIQQCKNDEEIVAVIAHELGHWKLNHTMYSFIAVQILTFLQFGGYTLVRNSKDLFQSFGFDTQPVLIGLIIFQHTVIPLQHLVSFGLNLVSRAFEFQADAFAKKLGYAEPLRAGLVKLQEENLSAMNTDPWYSAYHYSHPPLVERLAAIDASDKKTE from the exons ATGGCATTTCCTTACTTGGAAGCAGTTATTG GTTTCATGATATTAATGTACATATTTGAGTCATACCTTGATGTTCGGCAGCATgcggctcacaaattgccaacacTTCCCAAACCTTTGGTGGGAGTTATCAGCCAGGAAAAGTTTGAGAAGTCCCGTTCTTATAGTCTGGACAAAAG TTACTTCCATTTTGTCCACGAGTTTGTTACCATAGTAATGGACTCTTCCATCTTGTACTTCCGGATATTGCCCTGGTTTTGGAAG AGATCTGGAGAATTTTTGCTATACCTTGGTCTCAATGCAGAGAATGAAATATTTCACACGCTTTCATTTTTAGCAGGAGTTATGGTTTGGTCACAG ATCACTGATTTGCCATTTTCCTTGTATTCAACCTTTGTGATTGAGGCCCGCCATGGGTTCAACAAG CAAACAATGTGGTTGTTCTTCAGGGACATGATAAAAGGAATTGCTTTAGCTATTGTGATTGGTCCTCCCATTGTGGCTGCCATCATTGTTATCGTACAG AAAGGAGGTCCTTACTTGGCAATTTACTTATGGGGATTTATGTTGATTCTGTCTCTTGTTATGATGACCATCTACCCAGTACTAATTGCTCCACTTTTCAACAAGTTCACTCAG CTTCCACAGGGAGAGCTTAGGTTGAAGATTGAGAATCTTGCATCCTCACTCAAATTTCCCTTAAAGAAATTGTTTGTTGTTGATGGGTCCACGAGGTCAAGCCATAGCAAT GCATACATGTATGGATTCTTCAAGAACAAGCGCATTGTCCTCTATGATACACTAATCCAGCAG TGCAAGAACGATGAGGAAATAGTTGCTGTTATCGCGCATGAGCTTGGTCACTGGAAACTTAATCATACAATGTACTCCTTCATCGCTGTCCAG ATTCTCACGTTCTTGCAGTTTGGAGGATACACTCTTGTTAGGAATTCAAAGGATTTGTTTCAGAGTTTCGGGTTTGATACACAACCAGTTCTCATTGGACTCATCATATTTCAG CACACTGTGATACCTCTCCAGCACCTTGTGAGCTTTGGCCTTAATCTTGTTAGCCGTGCCTTTGAGTTCCAG GCTGATGCATTTGCAAAGAAATTGGGTTATGCTGAACCTCTTCGAGCTGGTCTTGTGAAACTGCAG GAAGAGAACTTGTCAGCTATGAACACAGATCCTTGGTATTCAGCCTATCATTATTCTCACCCTCCCCTAGTTGAAAGATTGGCTGCCATTGATGCATCTGATAAGAAGACGGAGTGA
- the LOC107839223 gene encoding probable serine/threonine-protein kinase At1g01540, with protein MSVYDAAFVNSELSKNTSIFGLKLWVVIGIFAGAVFVLILFLLSLCITASRRRTTTQNGKLHRPIKSELSPVVSKEIQEIVHHDPAPDHRPIVPQAVPEIQIDMGKVEHRVVFSDKIPGASSGESRATSGAETGSLGNSGQLPEVSHLGWGRWYTLRELEAATNYLSDENVIGEGGYGIVYQGVLTDGTRVAVKNLLNNRGQAEKEFKVEVEAIGRVRHKNLVRLLGYCVEGAYRMLVYEYVDNGTLEQWLHGDVGDVSPLTWDIRMTIIVGTAKALAYLHEGLEPKVVHRDVKSSNVLLDRQWHPKLSDFGLAKLLNAERSYVTTRVMGTFGYVAPEYACTGMLNEKSDIYSFGILIMEIITGRTPVDYSRPQGEINLVEWLKMMVGNRKSEEVVDPKLPEMPSSKALKRALLVALRCVDPDAQKRPKMGHIIHMLEADEQLVRDERRIGRERESSNSHRDYKQDNQAGPKLPRKQYGDGASETSEGDSSRNHNMPASWR; from the exons ATGTCTGTGTATGATGCGGCGTTTGTGAACAGTGAGTTATCAAAGAACACTTCGATTTTTGGATTGAAATTGTGGGTGGTTATTGGGATATTTGCCGGAGCTGTATTTGTTCTCATACTCTTTCTTCTATCACTGTGTATCACCGCCTCTCGCCGCCGCACTACCACCCAGAATGGCAAACTCCACCGCCCTATCAAGTCTGAGCTCAGCCCAGTTGTATCGAAGGAAATCCAAGAGATTGTTCACCATGACCCCGCCCCAGATCACCGCCCCATTGTCCCTCag GCAGTGCCAGAAATACAGATCGACATGGGGAAGGTGGAGCACAGAGTGGTGTTTTCAGACAAGATTCCTGGGGCATCAAGTGGTGAGAGTAGGGCGACTAGTGGAGCTGAAACGGGGTCATTAGGGAATAGTGGGCAATTGCCAGAAGTGTCGCATTTAGGGTGGGGTAGGTGGTATACGCTGAGAGAGCTCGAGGCTGCCACTAATTATTTGTCGGATGAGAATGTGATAGGAGAAGGTGGGTATGGGATTGTGTATCAAGGTGTCTTGACTGATGGCACCAGAGTAGCTGTTAAAAATCTCTTGAATAACAG GGGTCAAGCAGAGAAGGAGTTTAAAGTGGAGGTGGAAGCTATTGGGCGTGTAAGACACAAGAATCTTGTGAGGCTGCTTGGCTACTGTGTTGAAGGAGCTTACAG GATGCTTGTCTATGAGTATGTAGATAATGGAACTTTGGAGCAATGGCTTCACGGAGATGTTGGGGATGTTAGTCCTTTGACATGGGATATCAGAATGACTATAATAGTGGGAACAGCAAAAGC TTTAGCCTATCTTCATGAGGGTCTGGAACCTAAAGTTGTTCATCGAGATGTAAAATCCAGCAACGTTCTCCTCGATCGCCAGTGGCATCCAAAGCTGTCAGATTTTGGACTTGCTAAACTCCTCAATGCAGAGAGGAGTTATGTGACAACTCGTGTAATGGGAACATTTGG TTATGTTGCACCAGAATATGCTTGTACCGGCATGCTTAATGAGAAGAGTGACATTTATAGCTTTGGAATACTTATCATGGAGATAATTACTGGGAGGACTCCTGTTGATTATAGTAGACCACAAGGCGAG ATTAATTTGGTGGAGTGGTTAAAAATGATGGTTGGAAATCGAAAATCCGAGGAAGTGGTTGATCCTAAGTTGCCTGAAATGCCTTCTTCAAAAGCACTCAAGCGTGCTCTTTTGGTTGCTCTTCGGTGTGTTGATCCTGATGCTCAAAAGAGGCCTAAAATGGGACACATTATCCACATGCTAGAGGCCGATGAACAGCTGGTTCGCGAT GAACGTCGTATTGGGAGAGAAAGAGAATCGTCTAATTCTCACCGTGACTACAAGCAAGACAACCAAGCTGGTCCCAAGTTACCCAGAAAACAATATGGTGATGGAGCATCAGAAACTAGTGAAGGAGACAGTAGTAGAAACCATAATATGCCGGCTAGTTggagataa